The following are from one region of the Advenella mimigardefordensis DPN7 genome:
- a CDS encoding alpha/beta fold hydrolase: MDTLIHGCGPINIIAIHGIQGTNRVWLPLASQLADQCTFIVPNLPGRGARKDCSERDMTLESFTNVIEDTVHKYINDGQSYCLAGWSMGVSVALAFVSQAQNKQPDKLMLLSGVPDISQVSWFTQTTESDLLDEIRKREQRLKLQDAASHHAVMWTWRDIASRSLREQCKSVDVPCLIMSGTQDKDSPLPLVTQFCDLLAKPTFLTIENAGHSILTENTAAVSAAFTDFLNLE; this comes from the coding sequence ATGGATACATTGATTCACGGCTGCGGCCCCATCAACATAATTGCCATTCACGGCATACAGGGGACCAACCGCGTGTGGCTGCCGCTGGCAAGCCAACTGGCGGATCAATGCACTTTTATTGTGCCCAACCTGCCAGGCCGAGGCGCCCGGAAAGATTGCTCTGAACGGGATATGACCCTTGAATCATTTACAAATGTGATTGAAGACACGGTACACAAGTATATCAATGATGGCCAGTCATATTGCCTTGCTGGCTGGAGCATGGGCGTTAGCGTTGCCCTTGCCTTTGTCAGCCAGGCGCAGAACAAGCAACCCGACAAACTGATGCTGTTATCCGGTGTGCCGGATATCAGTCAGGTTTCCTGGTTTACACAAACAACCGAGTCAGACCTGCTTGATGAAATCCGCAAACGTGAACAACGCCTGAAACTGCAGGACGCGGCCAGCCACCATGCCGTTATGTGGACCTGGCGAGACATTGCCTCGCGTTCATTGCGCGAACAGTGCAAGTCGGTGGATGTTCCGTGTCTGATCATGAGCGGCACACAGGATAAGGATTCGCCCTTACCGCTGGTTACCCAGTTTTGCGACCTGCTGGCGAAGCCGACTTTTCTAACGATAGAAAATGCGGGCCATTCGATTCTGACTGAGAACACCGCCGCTGTCTCAGCCGCATTTACCGACTTTCTCAATCTGGAGTAA
- a CDS encoding iron-containing alcohol dehydrogenase: MNIDDHLFFCAPSRLIIREGARHDLPALLAKLGYHNGILVTDHYFAEHTPWVNEYVQAARQCGINTFVYSGGEPDPSTTLCDQATRQILAQTKGQTPDHVIALGGGSNMDLAKALTLTLRSNKPVACYKDGIGEDEPLPFIAMPTTSGTASEVTPGAILIDPDNATKIALMDNRLRPFIALVDPAFTYTCPPRVTADAGIDALIHAIESYVTMDSKQFERNNNPDPGYSGRTHLSQMFARESMILCARHLRQAYQNGADTQARIGMSYASVFAGLSYGSAGLNAVHGIAYSIAGLTHETHGRTNAVILPYVLYELRDARAQELKDIAAIFGATESGQDTILQLAQKLQTLVSELGIPNNLKDFGIKESDLPRLYTDAMDVTRLRNAFPVPDTSASYLRIIANAWAGDFSDTPNAVLQQAQENLVAYE; this comes from the coding sequence ATGAATATTGATGACCATCTGTTTTTCTGCGCGCCATCTCGTCTGATCATCAGGGAAGGAGCCAGACATGATCTGCCTGCCCTGCTGGCCAAACTGGGCTATCACAACGGCATACTGGTTACCGATCATTATTTCGCAGAACACACGCCATGGGTCAATGAATATGTGCAGGCTGCCCGCCAATGCGGAATTAACACTTTCGTCTATAGCGGCGGCGAACCGGATCCCTCCACAACATTGTGTGACCAGGCGACCCGGCAAATACTGGCTCAGACGAAAGGCCAGACCCCTGACCATGTCATTGCGCTGGGCGGTGGCAGCAATATGGATCTGGCAAAAGCACTCACATTGACGCTACGCAGCAACAAGCCGGTGGCCTGTTATAAAGACGGCATTGGCGAAGACGAACCACTGCCTTTTATCGCCATGCCAACTACTTCAGGCACAGCCTCGGAAGTCACCCCTGGCGCCATTCTGATAGACCCTGACAATGCCACAAAGATTGCCTTGATGGATAATCGCTTACGGCCATTTATTGCACTTGTGGATCCAGCGTTCACCTATACCTGTCCCCCACGCGTGACTGCCGATGCGGGCATCGACGCACTGATCCACGCCATCGAATCCTATGTCACCATGGACTCAAAGCAGTTTGAGCGCAACAACAATCCGGACCCTGGCTACAGCGGACGCACCCACTTGAGCCAGATGTTCGCCCGGGAATCCATGATTCTTTGCGCCCGGCATCTGCGACAGGCCTATCAGAACGGCGCTGATACACAGGCGCGCATCGGCATGAGTTATGCCAGCGTATTCGCGGGCCTCTCTTATGGCAGTGCAGGCTTGAACGCGGTACATGGCATCGCGTACAGCATCGCCGGACTGACCCATGAAACCCACGGGCGCACCAACGCCGTTATCCTTCCGTACGTGCTGTATGAGTTGCGCGACGCGCGCGCGCAGGAGCTCAAAGACATAGCAGCCATCTTCGGCGCCACGGAATCGGGGCAGGACACAATTTTGCAGCTGGCGCAAAAACTGCAGACGCTGGTCAGCGAACTGGGCATTCCCAATAACCTGAAAGATTTTGGCATCAAGGAGTCCGATCTGCCGCGCCTGTACACCGACGCCATGGACGTGACCCGCTTGCGCAACGCCTTCCCGGTCCCGGATACATCAGCATCGTACCTGCGTATTATTGCGAACGCATGGGCTGGCGACTTCTCAGATACGCCGAACGCTGTTTTGCAGCAGGCACAGGAAAATCTTGTCGCTTACGAATAA
- a CDS encoding MFS transporter, whose translation MASIPITPSDISGRIERLPMTSYQTKLFCIIATAWFFDSMDLGVMTFILGSIKAEFGLSIAQTGVVASASFLGMLLGAAVAGMLADRFGRKPVFQISMVFWGLGSLFCGLSTDVNMLIASRIVLGFGMGMEFPVGLSIVSEIVPANRRGRYLAILEGFWPIGFICSGLLSYLLLDSIGWRGIFFVLAVPAVFVFYIRRQVPESPRWLSDSGQNEKADSVMTSMENHVRKTLNNKELPPVVPLPAAAAQSATGSSFSELWKGEYGRRTLMLWILWFFALMGYYGLTSWLGALLQQAGYEVTKSVQYTVTISLAGIPGFIFASWIIEKIGRKPTCVLLLLGSAVSVYIYGHVASVQGELHYLMMSGMFMQFCLFGMWSILYAYTPELYPTRIRATGAGFASSIGRLGSFVGPFAVGLLLPVTGQTGVFTLGAVSFIIAAAVVIFLGVETRGRALEDISG comes from the coding sequence ATGGCATCAATACCAATTACGCCGTCGGACATTTCAGGCCGTATAGAACGGCTTCCGATGACAAGTTATCAAACCAAACTATTCTGTATTATCGCGACCGCATGGTTCTTTGATTCGATGGATCTGGGCGTCATGACCTTTATTCTGGGGTCAATCAAGGCCGAATTTGGTCTGAGCATTGCCCAGACCGGTGTTGTGGCTAGCGCCAGTTTTCTTGGCATGCTGCTCGGTGCCGCTGTCGCCGGCATGTTAGCTGACCGGTTTGGCCGCAAACCTGTCTTCCAGATCAGCATGGTGTTCTGGGGGCTCGGCAGCCTTTTCTGTGGTCTCTCGACCGACGTCAACATGCTGATTGCCAGCCGCATCGTACTGGGTTTCGGCATGGGCATGGAATTTCCGGTCGGGTTATCGATCGTCTCGGAAATTGTTCCCGCCAATCGACGCGGCAGATATCTGGCCATTCTGGAAGGTTTCTGGCCTATTGGTTTCATCTGTTCCGGTCTGCTCAGCTACCTGCTGCTGGACTCGATAGGCTGGCGGGGTATTTTCTTTGTATTGGCAGTACCGGCAGTGTTTGTGTTCTATATCCGCCGTCAAGTGCCGGAATCGCCGCGCTGGTTGTCTGACTCCGGTCAAAATGAAAAAGCCGACAGTGTGATGACGTCCATGGAAAACCATGTGCGCAAAACCCTGAACAATAAGGAACTGCCTCCTGTTGTTCCGCTGCCGGCGGCTGCCGCCCAGTCTGCTACGGGCTCCAGTTTTTCAGAGTTGTGGAAAGGTGAATACGGACGCCGCACACTGATGCTGTGGATTCTGTGGTTCTTTGCACTCATGGGCTATTACGGCCTGACCAGCTGGCTGGGCGCGTTGCTGCAGCAGGCGGGTTATGAAGTGACCAAATCCGTACAGTACACCGTCACCATTTCACTGGCAGGCATTCCGGGTTTTATCTTCGCCTCCTGGATCATCGAGAAAATCGGCCGCAAGCCTACCTGTGTCCTGTTGTTGCTGGGCAGCGCCGTTTCAGTCTATATCTACGGGCACGTGGCCAGCGTCCAGGGCGAACTTCACTACCTGATGATGTCCGGCATGTTCATGCAGTTCTGTCTTTTTGGCATGTGGTCCATTCTGTACGCCTACACCCCTGAACTGTATCCCACTCGCATTCGTGCCACCGGCGCCGGATTCGCCTCTTCCATCGGTCGGCTGGGTTCGTTCGTAGGACCTTTTGCCGTGGGCTTACTGCTGCCGGTGACCGGACAAACCGGCGTGTTCACGCTAGGTGCGGTCTCGTTCATCATCGCTGCGGCGGTTGTGATCTTCCTGGGTGTAGAAACCCGTGGCCGGGCCCTTGAAGATATCTCCGGCTAA
- a CDS encoding sterol desaturase family protein has protein sequence MMTERQRKFREQYKSDISPLYNGLVHIGVMYAVGIAAVIYCLSQLTTATWEYLLIIPVFLAGNFVEWAMHTYVMHKRINVFALRAIYERHTRQHHQYFTDNDITIDSSREFRIVFFPWRVLLTLGVGGLILGYLASVIINPNAGYVVFLTMVLQYLVYETFHYCCHVHDNWFVRNVPFINTIRRHHTAHHNMGLMMHYNMNLTFPIADWFMKTSDLDRGLLGHLFNGYSEKHIKEELKPIIRKYRNDDASVTLDGPNLTSDEQSVLNRAMAR, from the coding sequence ATGATGACCGAAAGACAAAGAAAATTTCGCGAACAATATAAAAGCGATATCAGTCCCCTGTATAACGGCCTGGTGCATATCGGCGTAATGTATGCAGTCGGCATAGCAGCAGTCATCTACTGTTTGTCGCAACTGACCACGGCCACCTGGGAGTATTTATTGATTATTCCGGTCTTCCTGGCGGGCAATTTCGTGGAGTGGGCCATGCATACCTACGTGATGCACAAGCGCATCAACGTCTTTGCCCTGCGCGCCATTTATGAACGGCATACCCGTCAGCATCATCAGTATTTCACTGATAATGATATTACGATAGATTCAAGCCGCGAGTTCAGAATTGTCTTCTTCCCATGGCGGGTATTGCTCACGCTTGGCGTCGGCGGCCTTATCCTGGGTTATCTGGCGTCCGTCATTATCAATCCCAATGCCGGTTATGTGGTGTTCCTGACCATGGTGCTGCAATACCTGGTTTACGAAACATTCCACTACTGCTGCCATGTACACGATAACTGGTTTGTCAGGAACGTGCCCTTTATCAACACCATTCGGCGCCATCACACGGCCCATCACAATATGGGACTGATGATGCATTACAACATGAACCTGACTTTCCCGATCGCAGACTGGTTCATGAAAACCAGCGATCTGGACCGCGGATTGCTTGGCCACCTGTTCAACGGCTACAGTGAAAAACATATCAAGGAAGAGCTCAAACCGATCATCAGGAAATATCGAAACGATGATGCCAGCGTGACCCTGGACGGGCCCAACCTCACGTCGGACGAACAGAGCGTACTGAACCGCGCCATGGCGCGTTGA
- a CDS encoding N-acyl-D-amino-acid deacylase family protein translates to MNAHYDVLIVNGDVVDGSGAARFTADVAISGERIAHIGDLSQATADKVIDASGLIVSPGFIDAHTHDDRLMLSDGDMAPKVSQGITTVIGGNCGISLAPMPRDIPDPVTPPLNLLDEQGGWFRFRSFAQYVSELSARPAATNCAMLVGHSTLRVATMEDVTKAATAREISAMQALVAEAMEAGAIGVSTGLVYPPAVAAPTQEVIEVCAPLARYGGIYCTHMRDEGDRVIESLEESFLIGRQVGVPVVISHHKVVGVQNHGRSAETLAYIAEHMTRQPICLDCYPYDASSTILSARLVANSTRVTVTWSKGLPQMAGLDLTEIASRLNVSTEEAIEKLLPAGAIYYRMDDADVQRILQFDDTMIGSDGLPHDEKPHPRLWGSFPRVLGHYSRGLGLFSLEKALHKMTGLTASKFGLADRGVLREGAFADVTLFNAQTVDEAATFAQPVAAAIGIDTVLVNGQIVWEDGKPSGQRPGRVLRRQGASVPVAS, encoded by the coding sequence ATGAATGCACATTATGATGTTCTGATTGTCAACGGCGACGTGGTCGACGGCAGCGGCGCGGCGCGTTTTACTGCCGACGTCGCCATCTCGGGCGAGCGCATTGCGCATATTGGAGATTTGTCACAGGCGACAGCGGACAAGGTGATTGATGCCAGCGGTCTGATTGTTTCACCCGGATTTATCGATGCCCATACCCACGATGACCGGTTGATGTTGTCCGATGGTGATATGGCGCCCAAGGTCAGCCAGGGAATCACAACCGTCATTGGTGGCAATTGCGGCATTTCACTGGCACCCATGCCGCGCGACATCCCCGATCCGGTTACACCGCCTTTGAATCTGCTGGATGAGCAGGGAGGCTGGTTCCGGTTCCGCAGCTTTGCGCAATACGTCAGCGAGCTGAGTGCTCGCCCGGCCGCAACCAACTGCGCCATGCTGGTCGGCCATTCGACACTTCGTGTCGCGACAATGGAGGATGTGACCAAAGCGGCGACCGCACGTGAAATATCGGCGATGCAGGCGCTGGTCGCTGAGGCGATGGAGGCCGGCGCCATTGGTGTATCTACCGGACTGGTCTATCCTCCGGCGGTGGCGGCGCCGACACAGGAAGTGATCGAGGTTTGTGCCCCCCTGGCGCGTTATGGCGGCATTTATTGTACGCATATGCGTGATGAGGGCGATCGTGTCATCGAGTCACTGGAAGAGTCGTTCCTGATCGGCCGCCAAGTTGGCGTGCCCGTCGTTATTTCACACCATAAAGTGGTTGGCGTGCAGAATCACGGCCGCTCAGCTGAAACGCTGGCATATATTGCCGAGCATATGACCAGACAGCCGATTTGCCTGGATTGCTATCCCTATGACGCCTCTTCTACGATCCTGTCGGCCAGGCTGGTGGCCAATTCGACACGGGTCACGGTCACCTGGTCAAAAGGTTTGCCGCAGATGGCCGGCCTGGATTTGACGGAGATTGCCAGCCGACTGAATGTAAGCACCGAAGAGGCCATTGAGAAGCTGCTGCCCGCCGGCGCGATTTATTATCGGATGGATGATGCCGATGTGCAGCGCATTTTGCAATTTGATGACACAATGATCGGCTCCGATGGTCTGCCCCATGATGAAAAACCGCATCCCCGATTATGGGGGAGCTTTCCCCGGGTGCTGGGGCATTATAGCCGTGGTCTTGGGCTGTTTTCCCTGGAGAAGGCACTGCATAAAATGACCGGTTTGACGGCGAGCAAGTTCGGCCTGGCAGATCGTGGTGTGTTGCGGGAAGGGGCGTTTGCAGATGTGACGCTATTTAATGCGCAAACGGTGGATGAGGCGGCAACCTTCGCCCAGCCTGTGGCCGCTGCCATTGGCATCGATACGGTCCTGGTCAATGGTCAGATCGTCTGGGAGGATGGCAAACCCAGCGGACAACGCCCGGGCAGGGTGTTGCGTCGCCAGGGAGCGTCGGTTCCGGTCGCGTCATAA